In Calditerricola satsumensis, the following are encoded in one genomic region:
- a CDS encoding helicase-related protein has protein sequence RAARAAADAALAALRARVQGSDRPLASRELLLWAVCGAGKTEMVYPAMAEVLRGGGRVLVATPRRDVVQELVPRLARDFAGVRVVGQYGGSPETWASGDIVVATTHQCLRWRGAFALVIVDEVDAFPFHRDPMLPRAVAQALAPGGCVLYLSATPPRDLLFRVRRGEVAVVRVPVRHHGHPLPEPQLVRASRLLPRVHAGRPVPEVLVRVGATLAAGRRLFCFVPRVEDVPGVVAYLRRFAAERNWPVALPHGIDGTHATDPRREAVVRAFREGTVRVVVTTTILERGVTVPHADCLVLGADHAVFDEAALVQIAGRVGRAADDPTGRVWFVAERPTAAQRQARAHIREMNRLGRRYRTKT, from the coding sequence CACGGGCCGCCCGCGCGGCCGCGGATGCGGCGCTTGCGGCGCTGCGGGCGCGCGTGCAGGGCTCGGATCGGCCGCTTGCCTCGCGCGAACTCCTCCTGTGGGCCGTGTGTGGCGCGGGCAAGACGGAGATGGTCTACCCGGCGATGGCCGAGGTGCTGCGCGGCGGCGGGCGCGTGCTGGTGGCCACGCCGCGACGGGATGTCGTCCAGGAGCTCGTTCCCCGCCTGGCGCGCGACTTTGCCGGCGTGCGGGTGGTCGGCCAGTACGGGGGAAGCCCCGAGACGTGGGCGAGCGGCGACATCGTGGTGGCCACGACGCACCAGTGCCTGCGCTGGCGAGGCGCCTTTGCCCTGGTGATTGTCGACGAGGTGGACGCCTTCCCGTTTCACCGCGATCCCATGCTGCCGCGGGCCGTGGCCCAGGCCCTCGCCCCGGGCGGCTGCGTCCTGTACCTGAGCGCGACGCCGCCGCGCGACCTGCTTTTCCGCGTGCGGCGCGGAGAGGTGGCCGTGGTGCGCGTGCCCGTGCGCCATCACGGGCATCCCCTGCCCGAGCCCCAGCTCGTGCGCGCATCCCGGCTTTTGCCGCGGGTGCACGCCGGGCGCCCCGTTCCCGAGGTGCTCGTCCGCGTGGGCGCGACGCTGGCCGCCGGCCGGCGCCTCTTCTGCTTCGTGCCGCGCGTGGAGGACGTCCCCGGCGTGGTCGCGTATCTGCGCCGCTTCGCCGCCGAACGCAACTGGCCCGTCGCCCTGCCCCACGGGATTGACGGCACCCACGCCACCGATCCGCGGCGGGAGGCGGTGGTGCGCGCCTTTCGCGAGGGGACGGTGCGCGTCGTGGTGACGACGACGATTCTCGAGCGGGGCGTCACCGTGCCGCACGCCGATTGCCTCGTGCTGGGGGCGGACCACGCCGTCTTTGACGAGGCGGCCCTGGTGCAGATCGCCGGACGGGTGGGCCGCGCCGCCGACGATCCGACGGGGCGGGTGTGGTTTGTGGCCGAGCGGCCCACGGCGGCCCAGCGCCAGGCGCGCGCCCACATCCGCGAGATGAACCGCTTGGGACGGCGGTATCGGACGAAGACGTAA